The Clostridiales bacterium genome window below encodes:
- a CDS encoding prephenate dehydrogenase/arogenate dehydrogenase family protein: MIFVPKTPKNLAPKASIGVVGLGCIGGSIAGALSKTQRYNIIGVDKDNDTLHYAFEKNIIQLGDRDINILKGCEVVFVCTPIDTVSLIVNQLYRILGTSAIITDAASIKGAILENLPEGVRFVGGHPMAGSEQGGIKAAKDHMFENAYYVLTPRPNTPKEDLDYIIELVKQMQALPVILDKQTHDITVAKISHLPHMVAYAMVNACIDSDISKTLAAGGFRDITRIASSPSKMWLDIVSLNKDNILAQLDNMIKNLSELSHNLKNDQRDKLKEMFESARQKRDSIEKGNVGFFSLRIDVKDVPGIIAKITLLLYKKKINIKNINIENSREGEGGALVVSFEDARALERAEEILKKKKFDIKTE, translated from the coding sequence AAAACACAGCGCTATAATATTATCGGCGTGGATAAAGACAACGACACATTGCACTACGCTTTTGAAAAAAACATTATCCAGCTTGGAGACAGGGACATTAATATTTTGAAAGGCTGCGAGGTCGTATTTGTTTGCACGCCCATAGACACGGTAAGCCTAATTGTAAACCAACTCTATCGGATTTTGGGAACAAGCGCCATTATTACGGACGCCGCGAGCATAAAAGGCGCTATACTTGAAAACTTGCCCGAGGGCGTCAGGTTTGTGGGCGGTCATCCTATGGCGGGCTCGGAACAAGGCGGGATAAAAGCCGCCAAGGACCATATGTTTGAAAACGCGTATTATGTCTTGACGCCGCGCCCTAACACCCCAAAAGAGGATTTGGACTACATAATTGAGCTTGTAAAACAAATGCAGGCGCTGCCCGTAATTTTGGACAAGCAAACGCACGATATAACGGTCGCCAAGATAAGCCACTTGCCGCACATGGTGGCTTACGCTATGGTTAACGCCTGCATTGACAGCGATATAAGCAAAACTTTGGCGGCGGGCGGCTTTAGGGATATAACACGGATAGCCTCAAGCCCCAGCAAGATGTGGCTGGACATTGTTTCTTTAAATAAAGATAATATTTTGGCGCAGCTGGATAACATGATAAAAAATCTATCCGAGTTGTCCCACAACCTAAAAAACGACCAGCGCGACAAGCTAAAAGAGATGTTTGAGTCGGCGCGCCAAAAGCGCGACTCAATAGAAAAAGGAAATGTCGGATTTTTTTCGCTTAGGATAGACGTAAAAGATGTTCCGGGCATTATAGCCAAGATAACATTGCTTTTATATAAGAAAAAAATCAACATCAAAAACATCAATATTGAAAACTCGCGCGAGGGCGAGGGCGGCGCGCTTGTGGTTAGCTTTGAGGACGCGCGCGCGCTTGAAAGAGCCGAAGAAATTTTAAAAAAGAAAAAATTTGATATAAAAACGGAGTAA